The sequence GAATCCAGCGGTCCGCCCGCTGCGCAATATCTTCCTGATGCGTCACTAAAACGGTTGCGGCGTTCATGCGCCGGGCCTCTTTCCAGAGGAGTTTCAAGACCTCTTCGCCGGTTTCCTTATCCAGATTCCCGGTCGGTTCATCCGCCAGAATCAGCCCGGGTTCATTCATGAGGGATCGGGCCAGCGCCACGCGCTGCTGTTCCCCTCCGGACAGCTGCGCGGGTTTCTTAAAAAGGTGGTTCTTCAATCCGAGCGTATCCAGAAGCACCGTGGCTTTGGCGAGGCCCTGTTCTTCCGGAATTCGCTTGATCCGCGACGGAAGCGAGACATTCTCAAGCACCGTCAACTCCGGCAGTAAATAATGGAACTGAAAAAGAAAACCGATGAAATCATTCCGGAACCTGGCGCGTTCTTTGGCGGCCAGATCATGCACTTCCTCACCCAGGATGGAGAGTGTTCCCGAGGTCGGCTGCTCCATGAGGCCCAGGAGATGAAGCAGTGTTGATTTTCCGGCCCCGGAGGGGCCCAGGACCGCCACAATTTCCCCTTCTTTTAAATCGAGATCAATCCCGTGCAGGACCTCGACGTCGCGTTCCCCCTGCGGAAACCGCTTGAGGAGCCCCCGGGCTGACAGCGTAATAGCGGTTGAAATCTCAGCCATAACGAATCGCCTGGACCGGGTCCATCTGGCTCGCTTTCCATGCCGGATAGAAAATGGACGCCAAAACCAGTGTCAGCGCGCAAGCCGCCACGCTTCCCACCATGGGAAGCGATAAGTGGATCGGCAGACGGTCGATGTAGTACACCTCCGACGGGAGGCGAATAATCGGATACCGTCTCAGAACAGCGCTGATGCCGACGCCCAGCACCAGCCCCAGGCCGACGCCGCTTCCTCCGAGAAACAGCCCGTTCAGAAAAAAGACACCCGCGATCTGGCGCGGAGAAGCGCCGAGCGCCTGAAGGATGCCGATTTCCCGCGCCTTCTCGATGGTGAGCAGAAGCAGATTCGAAATGATCGTAAAGCTGGAAACCAGGATGATCAGCGTGAGAATAATGAACATCATGGTCCGTTCCAGCTTCATCGCCGAGAAAAGAGGTTTGTTGAAGTCTTGCCACGACCGGGTCCATAGCTCTTGAGAGAGCTGCGACTGCAGCGCGCGCTGAACCGCGGGCGCCTGGTCCACGTCCTTCAGCCGAAGCCCGTACCCGCTGATCTGGCGGCTGATGCCGAGCAGATCCTGAGCGGTCGCCAGGGAAACGTAAGCCATATTGGCGTCGTACTCATACATCCCGGAGTGAAAAACGCCGACGACCGTTAACGGCCGCATACGGGGCATTTGTGTCCAGGAGGCTTTTTGCTCCTGAGGCGAAATGAGCGTCACCCGGTCTCCAATCGAAGCGCCGATCGCCATGGCCAATTCTTCGCCGAGCACAATGCCGCGATCCTCGAGTCCCTGCCACTGGCCGTGGGCCAGAATCGAGTTCAGACGCGTGACTCGGGCTTCGCCTTCAAACGAAATGCCGCGTAGAAGGATGCCGGTCACTTTACGGGAGGATTGCAGCAGCGCCTGAGCGCTGATGAACGGCGAGGCACCGGTCACGCCGGGAACGCCCGCGAAATGATCCAGCTGATCCTTGTCGTAGGAGACGAAAGCGCCGAAGGGATTCATCGCGACGATGTGCGGCTGGGTGCCCAGAATTTTTTCCTGAATGTCGGTGCGAAATCCGTCCATGACCGCCAGCGTGATCAGAAGCGCGGCCACGCCTAGGGCGGTTCCGCCGATGGCGATGGCGGTCGTGATCAGGCGAAAAACGCCAAACCGCTGGCCGGCGAGAAAGCGCGTGGCGAGAAAGAATTCAAAGGACATAAAATAATCGAATAATCTATTGACCCTGTTCCGGTCTCAATAGAGGAAACAAAATAACTTCACGGATCGAGGTTTGTCCGAGGAGCAGCATGGCCAGGCGGTCGATGCCGATGCCCAATCCTCCGGCTGGCGGCATGCCGTGCTCCAGAGCGGTCAAAAAGGCTTCATCAACCACTTCGGCTTCTTCGTCGCCCTTCTTCTTCAGGGCGGCCTGGCGCTCCATCCGTTCCCGTTGGTCCACCGGGTCGTTGAGTTCCGAGTAGGCGTTGGCCACTTCCCCGTGAGCGATAAACAGTTCGA comes from Elusimicrobiota bacterium and encodes:
- a CDS encoding ABC transporter permease, whose product is MSFEFFLATRFLAGQRFGVFRLITTAIAIGGTALGVAALLITLAVMDGFRTDIQEKILGTQPHIVAMNPFGAFVSYDKDQLDHFAGVPGVTGASPFISAQALLQSSRKVTGILLRGISFEGEARVTRLNSILAHGQWQGLEDRGIVLGEELAMAIGASIGDRVTLISPQEQKASWTQMPRMRPLTVVGVFHSGMYEYDANMAYVSLATAQDLLGISRQISGYGLRLKDVDQAPAVQRALQSQLSQELWTRSWQDFNKPLFSAMKLERTMMFIILTLIILVSSFTIISNLLLLTIEKAREIGILQALGASPRQIAGVFFLNGLFLGGSGVGLGLVLGVGISAVLRRYPIIRLPSEVYYIDRLPIHLSLPMVGSVAACALTLVLASIFYPAWKASQMDPVQAIRYG
- a CDS encoding ABC transporter ATP-binding protein, producing the protein MAEISTAITLSARGLLKRFPQGERDVEVLHGIDLDLKEGEIVAVLGPSGAGKSTLLHLLGLMEQPTSGTLSILGEEVHDLAAKERARFRNDFIGFLFQFHYLLPELTVLENVSLPSRIKRIPEEQGLAKATVLLDTLGLKNHLFKKPAQLSGGEQQRVALARSLMNEPGLILADEPTGNLDKETGEEVLKLLWKEARRMNAATVLVTHQEDIAQRADRWIRLRDGRIESESK